TAGCCCTTGCCGAATGTCCTTCCATCCCGAATGATCCTCCTGAACAGCCACTCGCGGTTCTTGCACGCGAATCAAAAAGATAAAAAGGAATGATCCAAAATAGAAGAGGGATGTCGCAGTGAAAAGCTGCACCTTGCCGAAATACTCCAGCAGGAGAGCCGCGACCGCCGGACCCAGCAACAAAGAAAACTGCCATGAGGTTTGAATCAAGGTGTTGGCCCGCAGCAGTTGCTCTTTCGGAACCAATAACGGCAATAACGAGTCGCGGGCAGGATAAAAGAACACCGAAGCTGCTACCAAAGCAAAGGCATTAACTGCGAGAAACCATGCATTCAAATGAAACAACAAAGCAGCAAGCGGAATCAGCAGGACGATGCCGGTACGCAGAATATCAGCAGTAATCATAATGCGACGGCGGTTGAAGCGGTCGGCAGCTACACCAGC
The sequence above is drawn from the bacterium genome and encodes:
- a CDS encoding MFS transporter produces the protein MFRKLFQNRNLTFLWLGQVISQSGDSIYQIGLLWLVLELSGSETITGFVAMSVYLPSLVFSLFAGVAADRFNRRRIMITADILRTGIVLLIPLAALLFHLNAWFLAVNAFALVAASVFFYPARDSLLPLLVPKEQLLRANTLIQTSWQFSLLLGPAVAALLLEYFGKVQLFTATSLFYFGSFLFIFLIRVQEPRVAVQEDHSGWKDIRQGL